AACATACTAAAGCCATTACAATTTGTCATAACACTGTATTAGTAAAACATATACCTTGGGGTAATAGTCTTTTTTGACTATCATTTTATGGTACCAGAACATtcctttaaatttatttttatatacagtatattggtGGATTTGTTACAGAAATATCTGTGACCCCCTTCCTCCCGTTTCCTGTTCTCTACTAGCTTTGGCAGTCCAATGGACAGAAAATGGAGCAGCAGACATGCCTGACCACCTCTTCATTTCTCTGGGAGACTATAGACCCCTGTTCTTAAGATGATAGGGAGCACGGTATGAAACGTGATGAACAATATAAGGCATGTGCTGTAGTGAAGGATAGTAGTAACCGCCGACATTATGACATATTTGTCCAAAACGAAATTCAAAAATTGTgaccaaatttttgggaaatgtgGAGTGGATCACTAAGATTTCCGAACAAGAATGAACAGGCTCACATTTCTATGCAGACTTTTTACACTATTTAAGAGGCAGTTTTAAAACATCACTGTGATTTGAAAATCCTTTTAACATGTCGTCCAGACAGCTCAAATGTAAAAACTACACTTGGTCTCAGTCCTGTGATTGCGAGTTATAAGCTGGTAAAGTATCCGGCCGCTCTGTCCGACATATTCACCAtagattagggtatgttcacactgcggaactcCCGCAGAATTCAGTGAGCGAAATTCCGCAAGtgaaattccgcacagtgaacgtgtgaatgggtcttccgcgagaccggttcacactgcggaattccgctactgaaattgttccgcgcaaagaaagaatatGTTCATGGGGAACATGTTCATGGTGACGGTGCAGTGCTGTGTGGTCCTACCGTCGCCGTTGGCTGCCAGATTGTATCTCCGCTCGTTGAATTCCGCGAGCTGAGATTCAGCGCAAATCAttagtctgaacatacccttatacagcTAATTAGTCAGATTTGTTTGTCAGCCGGAGAGTAAGGTGCATGCTGCTGGGCACTACACCTGCTAATAACTTGGACTGAGACCAGGCATGATCTAAACTGTTAACATATCTGAACAACATATGTCATACGACAAATAACGCTTTGTCTGAACATATCCTAAGTGGCTTTAGCAATGAGAGTATAAACTCTACAATGTCAGCTTGTGGGATATTAGCAAGAAATTCAATGACTGATATGGTTATACCCCACAGGACAGCACCGGATTCCACTTCTGCGGAGGTTCTCTGATCAACAGTCTGTGGGTTGTTACCGCTGCTCACTGTGGTGTCACGTAAGGATTTACTAtgaattttttgttatttttcataATAGATTTTAAAGCTGGCATAATAATGTTTACAGTTCCTGATCATTTTTATTTAACTTATTTTTCCTTGTCTGTGTTTCTCTTATATACAGAACCTCCCACCGTGTCATTCTGGGTGAATATGACCGTTCCTCCAGTGCTGAACCTATTCAGACCAAGACCATTTCCAGGGTAACCAACACTTGTTCAattcagacatacacttacatatACAAATATATCACAAATAAGGACGCATCTAACTATATACCAATACTGTGCTGTTTAATTAGGTCTTCAGACACCCCAGCTACAGCTCCTTCACCATTGCCAATGACATCACTCTCATCAAGCTCAGCAGCGCCGCTTCTTTCAATAACCGTGTGGCTCCTGTGTGTATTGCCGCTAGCGCTGATGTATTCAATGGAGGAGAGAGATGTGTCACCACCGGATGGGGCTACGTCAGTGCTGCAAGTAAGTTTTTATAATTAGAGGTAATAACTAATAAGTATATAGAAAATGTTTATAattttcacattttataaaaataaattgtggcCCTTTTCTGACACGTGGCACTGTCATAAGCAATGTGGTGACATTGTTGTATCTATAAGAAGAAATGTGTCCTATTAAATAGCTGCACAGGGCAAGGGAATAATGCAATTCATTTTCTGAATAACTTATTATTCGATATTTAAATTTTATTAGatataagcatttttttaaattaaaaggtgttttattttgttatgtttttttaattacatttataaatttttcttAGCCCAAACCACCCCAAGCAAACTGCAGCAGGTGTCTCTTCCTCTTCTGACCAATACCGAATGTCAGAGACACTGGGGAACCAAGATCCAGAGCACCATGATCTGCGCTGGAGCATCTGGAGCTTCCTCCTGCATGGTATGGAATTTTACTAAGTTTTGTAAACTCATataagttacatagttagcacttattatggttgaaaaaagacatatatgtccatcaagttcatgtTCAACATTCATCAGATTATGCATATGACATTGTCTGGACAAAACTAAGGTCAAATAATAGTTTAGGAAGGTTCAGACCAGTGGTCCTTGGAAATTTGGACCATCAGCATGCCTCCTATACATTCTTCAGTTATACTGGGAAAAAGTAGAGCCCCATAAAGTTTTATGGCTGTCATATAACAGCTTCAAATTAGGGATCGATTTTTTAGGGTCGATacagatactctgtggaggttagggccgatagccgataacttatactgatattccggtataagttattggctatttattcccccacacccctcccccacccctggcgacaccactgcagatcattgatttaaagtgggccctttaaatcaatgaactgcagcagcttttgtggtgccagagaccgccacccgcttctctccccctgcctgtcctggtgtcctcctgagtcctatcactgcgaccgtgaccccccccccaccaccacgaccgccccaccaccaccgcgaccgccccccaacactgcgccgcaccccccaccgcactggccagggaccgccgctgccccattccctccccattcccggttttacaATTACTTGTTCCCAGGGCCAGGGGTCCGCGCTActcctggctcctgcggcgtcctcttGAGCTttgactgtgcgcactgatggtgacgtcgcgttgaggatgtcactcgtcattgcgtagcgcagcgcacagcataacacaggacgccgcaggagccagaagtagcgcggaccccggaccccgggaacaggtaattataaaatcgaggatgggggaggcaacgggcagcggtggcggcagtctctggccggggcggtgcagtgggggtggggcacggtggggggggggtgcggtggtGGGGGATGCGGCGCAGTGGTAtggggtgcggtgcggtgggggcagtacacggggcattatcggattattggcaaggtaattgccgataccgataacgtccaaaatcgtgatcggttgatccctacttcAAATATACctgtggagttaaaggggtattctgcccctaggcatcttatcgcgctggacccccacgatctcagctgcggcacctcaGGCATCCAGTGCAAACTTTGCTCTACGCCAGACGACTGGCGATGTGaggtggaggctcatgatgtccgGGTCACACACCGCTCGTGTCatcatgccccatcccatagacttgcattgaggggcagggccgtgacgtaacaagcaaggcatgaccgtgacgtcacgagcgacgctcttaacgaacgctgggtgcagcagggagatcgcgggggtccccagtgcgggaccccagcgatcatatatcttattccctatccattgaataggggacaagttgtctaggggcagagtacccctttaaagctttcctAAAAGCTTGCTGATCACCAATTAGCACCAAATATAGAGCTCCTGTATGGATCTATAATCAGACATTAGAATACAAAGAAGCATATAGTTTTCTCACACCTTCTTTTACTACCTCTGTAGGGTGACTCTGGTGGACCTCTTGTATGCCAGAGAAATGGAGCTTGGACCTTGGCTGGTATTGTATCCTGGGGAAGCTCTTCCTGCTCCACATCTACTCCCGCTGTATACGCTCGTGTGACAGCTCTTAGATCCTGGTTGGACCAGACTGTTGCTGCCAACTAAATGTATCAACTATAACTATTGGTTATTAATAAAGTTATTTCAACAAGATAACACTTTGTAACATTTTGTAACAATTCATTGTACGAACTGTGGTGTTGcgtttaaaaaaagaagaaactatagataatgaaaaaaaaagtcttctaaCATTGTGATTATTAATTAATTAGTATTGGGTCACCTAAGAATATCCAGTATTTTTATAATATtgatgcattaaaaaaaaaaaaaaaaatacaatcatcctggtgcttaaccccttaacaataaTGGACAaaaatgtacgccatggtgctTTGGTTCATaatgcaccatgacatacatttacgctctgCCATGACCGTGAGCACTGTTCCGTCCCGGCTGCTAtttttgatgcttcgggcctgttgataccggctcttcccagcacccctgtggtgggggGTACCAAGGTAATAATTGGGTTTAGCGCTAGCTGTAATTGGGGCTAACGCTTAGCCCTGGCTTAgtgatggactccgtctataagaaagcctccactactaagcctgtaaagtaaaaaaaaaaaacacaagcccttgttgccagaaagttaaacagatttgtaaattacttctattaaaaaatcttaatccttccagtgctcatcagctgctgttatgacccacaggaagttcttttctttttgaatttcctttctgcctgaccacagtactttctgctgacacctctgtcaatgtcaggacctgtccagagcaggataggttttctatggggatttgctcctgctctggacagctcctaaaatggacagaggtgtcagcaggagcactgtggtcagatagaaaggaaattcaaaaagaaaagaacttcctgtggatcacaacagcagctgataagtactggaaggattaagattttttaatagaagtaatttagaaatctgtttatctttctggcaccagttgatttaaaagaaaatgttttccagtggggtacccctttcaTATCTTATTATTTAAGTTGAGTTTTTAAAAAAAGGTTATTATTTAAATGGAAAGACATGACAAACAAGCACAGTAGTTCAAGGTCAATCTAATATCCAAAAATGTCCAATCACAAAATCAATGGTGGTTAAAGATTGACTCCTTTAGTTGAGATTACTGAACTATTTTAGAGAAGATATTTGTGTCCATTTTCTAATAAAGGTTATTTTACAGCTTTCTTAAATATAATATCCTATATAATTAATAACTAATATGTGTCTATATAAAATTGCAtcaatgcgaaaataaaatgtaaatggacTTCATGAAAataattaaaggtgtattccacaaGGTAAATGTATCATCATCCATAGGGTAAGGGGTAATTAGTTGATTACAAGAATGCGGCCCAGTGCTCCATTCACTACATCTATGGAGCAGCACTTGACAATACTTGGAAGCCCAttggcttaaaagggtactccgcattTCAGTTTCTTATACCCATTTTGGGGTTGAGAAAAAAGGATCCATGTTTActttaccattaaccccttaaggactcattttggccttaaggactcagacaattaaatttttacgttttcgctttttcctcctcaccttctaaaaatcataactcttttatattttcatcgccagactagtatgagggcttgttttttgcatgaccagttgtcctttgtaattacatcactcattatatcataaaatgtatggcgcaaccaaaaaacactattttttttatatttaaaagaatTTTATTAAGTAAGCAATAAACAAACAGTATCAAAGAGCATTGATAGAGCACACAATGAGAATCCtcagcagacaaaaaaaaaaaaaaaaaaaaaaacataaaaaagataAGGCAATGAACATCAGAAAGAAACATTGGGACTCGGGTACTCACTTGAATCTCTACTCAAGGGCGcagaaaaacactatttttgtggggaaattaaaaaggaaaaacgcaattttgctaattttggaaggtttcgttttcacgccgtacaatttacggtaaaaatgacatgtgttctttattctgagggttaatacaattaaaatgatacccattattacgtacttttatattattgttgtgctttaaaaaaatcacaaactttttaaccaaattagtacgtttataatccctttattttgatgacctataacttttttatttttccatataagcggcagtatgagggctcattttttgtgccatgatctgtacttttttttgataccacatttgcagttaaaaatcttttaatacattttttataattttttaaaataaaatgtattaaaaaagttacaattttggacttttttttatttttttacgttcacgccgttcaccatacgggatcattaacattttattttaatagttcggacatttacgcacgcggcgataccaaatatgtctattaagttaattttttacgctttttgggggtaaaataggaaaaaactgacgttttacttttttattgggggggaagtatttttcactttttttttacttttacttttacatttttttacatttttttttacacttgaatagtccccatagaatTCTGATTATATTTCTTTCTAGTTACTgattatcaacaagctgcctgaacttcatgaaccgtatcacaggaggcaggaatgatttttcagcacaattctgtgtattttttccacaagaaatcatctgctgcttatactagtctgtagacggtataataaccagcagttcacaccattcttaatactcggtgacagagtgcaattttgggtttaatacacatttttcttcttttttgtggtgctgcactgttgtatcCTGCTGCTGTGCgaaaatacgttttttcagccaactgtagtgcatttttctgccttcatacgtGCACATCACATAcccacatcaaagcagtctactattttgcacctgttaatctgtcaagggcctacatactgtgaaaatccaagcaacagtactcactggctggtgtttcacaaaaatacagagttttttggtgtattgtagctgatatttctgccctcatcagtgcataccacatacgtacatctaagtagtgtaccatttagtacctgttaatctgtcaagggcctgcataatgtgaaagtccaagcaaaattactcaccggctggtgttttaaaaaaaatactgagtttttaggcatgttgtagtgcattttctgccctcatcactgcatacgtacatctaagtagtgtaccattttgtacttgttaatctgtcaagggccgacatactgtgaaagtccaagcaaaagtaatcacctgctgctgttctagacaaatactgtttttagagtagtgaagcgtattgtactcccctcatatacgcactaagtatgtcaggtagagaagtgccaggatgtgcacagaggagtggcagaggcctaaatccttcaggcagtggtcacagcagactaggggtaagtggcagcaggagtcaaagcgagaggcctgagctcctgttatcagctagtggttgtgtctcgaccagcaacccatctgccgtcgtcgattggttaacagggTCATCCaagtcatcacaagtgacatctgacatccccagtcaacagtcgttgcgttcctcagatacaacctcagttggcatggtccgggagcagtccctgtcctcccattgcctttgtcctatgctgttccctctcctacagaagtatgttatgctgtgggttcagctccactattcagtgaggacgatctacagcccagccaagaaggggtggagacatgcgctgcttcctccactaggtgggcatgtagtgatgaggagagtgacgtgggaggcggtgttgccagggttgaGGAACCTGACGCtgatgaggaacctgaggaggacatcagtgacgtgcagacacaactcgatgatgatgaagctgatcgcaattgggagccgggtgcagaaggggcttcatcatcatcaggagaagagagttgcaggttgcccgtgaggcagcagccaagccagcaaggcggtagcatggttggcagtcagtgtggtggcagaagtcgaaattctggagccaaacgtgcccaggggagaccacctgcttcgcagcagcctacctttccgggaggtagtggaacaggggttcctggaggagGCGGCAGtatcagtcaattagtgcggactgttggtgggaaaatcagctactccatggtgtggcagtttttcatcagcatccggaggaggttcacatagccaaatgcaagatatgtcggcagaaggtgaagcgtggccagggtcccaatgttgacaccatggccctgcgtcaacacatgcttcaccatcataaagcagcctgggagaaccgtggctctgatgttgtggtctagcctgctgcatcacccagtggtcatccgctccctccttcagccagccaaggccccacaacctcagccgaagggagctgtgtgtcataccccctTCTGTcaatccagatgctcctgcttctcccacattTAGTGAGCCATTCCATCAACAACCCATCCGTGaatccatgtccaagagacaacagtatttgCCCactccaacggtgcagaagctgaatgtgctcctgtccaagttgctggtgctgcagtccctctgcacctttcagagaactgatgacttgtgccgagccgagatggagagtaccaagccgtcattgctttgcgaagaaggcagtaccagccctgcacaattttgtggaagagaaggtgagcctgttggtgtgcaccaaagtgcatggcagtgccgacgtctggagctgtaactacggtcagggacaatacatgtcctttacggctcactgggtgaatgtcgttcctgcacagccacaacccaaacttggacaggtcacgccacttcctcctccacgctgccagcccgttggtcctgtgacagtgtgcgactctgcctcctcatcctccaacatGTCCTCCGCCTCCACTGCCTgggcaagtctcagtggcccttcagcataccatgtgtgcagggcacggcggtgtcaggctgttcttcagatggtttgccttggcgaaaagagtcaaacaggggatgaactgctaaaagtcattcgtaaagaaatcagggcatggcttactccatgaaaactggaaatgagaaccatggtgaccgacaacgggaagaacattgtggccgtgctgcgacaaggaagggtgacccatgcacactgcatggcacacatgttaaatctggttgtcaaacagttcctgaagtgttccccccatttgcaagacatcctaagaatgggaaggaaactttgcatgcacttcagccactcgtacaccgcaaagcacaccctccttgagctgcatcgtcagaatggtatcccccaagaTAGTCTGATTTGTtatgttgccacatgttggaattccaccctacatatgtttgactgactgtacgaacagagaaaagccatcaccgatttcttgatgatccaagcggataggggtaatctcgtgtgtatcttcaatgtgaaccagtggcagctcatacatgacaccttccgtttgcacaggccctttgaggaagccacattatacataagtcgccaggattacgggatgaacgacgtcattccactgtttcatttcctacaacaagtctTGGAATGGAAACAATGGCtaatcagggcaatggagacgttgctcctacatctcactgccacatgatccctgtgggggctgaactggaggaggaggatgaggggcacagtgaagcacagtttaggtttgatgagatgggtggtgtttctagtcatctgacaggagaggaggagcatgaagaactagaggagctagaaggttttgaggaaggcgagacagaggacccagacacaccgtggaagTATGCAGTGGAGGTCGAgaaagggagtccctccgagttactttcacaaatggcacattgcatgctcacttgcttgcctagtgacagccgaattgtcaccattcagcagcaggatgacttctgggtgtccaccttattggacccttgctaccggcacaagaTGGGTGCCTTtttaacacccactgagagggaggacaaactgacctactacagagacatcctacgtagtcagttggcactatagtccatccactagcaggtcttactcggggggggggggggggcctttgcGCTGACCTTCAactgccatggcttctggggaagggtgtggtggcaggagcagtaccagctccatcagcagcagcctgagtctacagtcgctgatgagtacctttcttcacctgcatagtgaagcaactcatcagcagcaggaagaatgggagcaggacctgaaccagcaggtggtggcataccttgacatgccaatgccaacacaccttgaagatcccatggacttctgggcagccaaatttgatttgtggccgcaacttgcagagtttgccctggaaaatatgtcctgcctggccagtagtgtggaatcagagcgggtgtttggtGCAGCGggtgccatagtaaccccaaggagaactcgtctgtccacgaaaaatgtggagagactgaccttgaagatgaatcaggcatggctcagccaggatttccacccaccaatgccagatacatcagagtagattgaccatggtactACACCAACATCGCACAAATATGGTTAGTGCCAAACAGatataaggcactgctccccagttacaaacattccagccaccttcatcaccgggtactggcagTGCCACACTCTGTCAtcgagtcactttcaggactcatgatgctgctgctgcaacctccaggctgtttcattcagccaatatatggtctcctcatgctttggccacctccaggctgtaccattcagacattatTTGGGCTCCgtatgctttcgccacctccaggctgtgtcattccgccaatatattgatttctgatgctgctgggaatgTCTtggatattaaatttttttatgttagcactagcaaacatacatgctcaatcgagatttcaacattgatcttttaatgttaggggttatgaagccctcttatgtgcGCATCCTGCTGCcctctccaggctgtgtgtttcagcaactatatggtttagtgatgctgctgggcctgtgcctaaacattttttaggttagcgctagctaacatacatcttgtatacagatttcaacattaacattttaatcttaggggttgtgaagccctcttttaagctcatgctgatgccaactccaggctatgtgtttcagcaactatatggtttagtgatgctgctgggcctgtgcctacatttttttttgatgtattagcactagctaacatacatcttctataaatatttcaacattaacataatgtCAGGGGTTgtaaagccctcttgtaaactcatgctgatgcctgctccaggctgtgtgtttcaggaactacttggcttagtgatgctgctgggcttgggccttatatttttggatgttagaactagcttacatacatgctgaattgagatttcaacattgatctttcaatcttaggggttatgaaaccctcttgtgcactcctgctgcaGACTGCTCATGTcattgtcattcagcaactacatggtttagtgatgctactgggcctaggacattacctatatatgtttatggtggcactaggtaccatacatcttcaatggaaatttattttattctgagagattgtgaggcccttttgtctcctcatctgcggccacctccaggctgtgtcattcagccactatatggtctccatatattgactgtgtattgtgggaaacatgtggctattcttgagttactctcccagcattattgccatgttgataccagaccagtaataaaaggaatattgccaaggactagcagaaacagggaactgtggatactgaccaccggctgttggaattgactgactatcccaggcggtagatttaccattttgaagttcatcAGTTCCAGTAGGCTCTAAGTCGTTCATTacatggcttattgatgcttctgggcttggacctttaatttttggatgttt
The sequence above is a segment of the Hyla sarda isolate aHylSar1 chromosome 6, aHylSar1.hap1, whole genome shotgun sequence genome. Coding sequences within it:
- the LOC130277770 gene encoding chymotrypsinogen A-like; translated protein: MAFLWLLSCLALLGGTLGCGVPSIKPIISGYARIVNGENAVSGSWPWQVSLQDSTGFHFCGGSLINSLWVVTAAHCGVTTSHRVILGEYDRSSSAEPIQTKTISRVFRHPSYSSFTIANDITLIKLSSAASFNNRVAPVCIAASADVFNGGERCVTTGWGYVSAATQTTPSKLQQVSLPLLTNTECQRHWGTKIQSTMICAGASGASSCMGDSGGPLVCQRNGAWTLAGIVSWGSSSCSTSTPAVYARVTALRSWLDQTVAAN